In the genome of Coregonus clupeaformis isolate EN_2021a chromosome 1, ASM2061545v1, whole genome shotgun sequence, one region contains:
- the LOC121582712 gene encoding homeobox protein Nkx-6.2-like isoform X2 — MVTIKTTQKHHQILRLPRGFSLWTHAANSLLTVNRRDIFDRTLVRQRKRTSLLKKCFCFLKFQPSVATVSRIYFRSSCSGLCLSTSPAPLYVLLSSVYYYIYSSEFGGSCSQMLAVGQMDANRQSAFVLGSTPLAALHNMTEMKTSLFPYTLQNHAGFKAPSLNHLNTQLALGTPHGISDILGRPINSAGQLLSGFPRINGLATAGMYFNPAAVSRYPKPLTDLPGRAPIFWPGVMQSSPWRDPRVPCPAQANMMLDKDGKKKHSRPTFSGQQIFALEKTFEQTKYLAGPERARLAYSLGMTESQVKVWFQNRRTKWRKRHAAEMATAKKKHDSETEKMKESSDNEDDDEYNKPLDPNSDDEKITRLLKKHKATNLSLISPCSNSSDTL, encoded by the exons ATGGTCACCATCAAAACCACTCAAAAACATCATCAGATCCTTCGACTTCCGAGAGGATTCTCGTTGTGGACGCATGCGGCAAACTCACTATTGACAGTCAACCGGAGAGACATTTTTGATCGAACTCTTGTCCGACAACGCAAGAGAACTTCTCTCCTAAAGAAGTGTTTTTGTTTTCTGAAGTTTCAACCTTCAGTGGCTACCGTATCCAGGATATACTTCAGAAGCTCCTGTAGTGGCCTCTGCTTATCGACCAGTCCAGCACCTTTATATGTATTACTTTCCTCGGTTTATTATTATATTTACTCGAGCGAATTTGGTGGTTCATGCTCTCAAATGTTAGCTGTTGGGCAGATGGATGCTAACCGGCAGAGTGCTTTCGTCCTAGGCAGTACACCGCTGGCAGCGTTGCACAACATGACCGAGATGAAGACGTCTTTATTTCCCTACACTTTGCAGAATCATGCGGGCTTCAAGGCGCCTTCTCTCAATCATTTGAACACACAGCTAGCCCTGGGGACACCACATGGAATTAGTGATATCTTGGGTAGACCTATCAACTCAGCTGGACAGCTGCTCTCGGGATTTCCAAGGATAAACGGCTTGGCCACCGCAGGAATGTACTTTAACCCAGCGGCAGTTTCTCGGTACCCGAAGCCCCTGACCGATCTCCCAGGAAGAGCACCCATATTCTGGCCTGGAGTGATGCAGAGCTCCCCTTGGAGGGATCCTAGAGTGCCCTGTCCTG CTCAAGCAAACATGATGCTCGACAAGGATGGCAAGAAAAAACACTCCAGACCAACTTTTTCTGGACAGCAAATTTTTGCATTGGAGAAAACCTTTGAACAGACGAAATACCTTGCTGGCCCAGAGAGAGCTCGACTGGCTTACTCTTTAGGAATGACTGAAAGTCAAGTCAAG GTATGGTTTCAAAACAGGCGAACCAAATGGCGGAAGAGACACGCAGCGGAAATGGCAACAGCCAAAAAGAAACATGACTCTGAAACTGAGAAGATGAAGGAAAGTTCGGACAATGAGGACGATGACGAGTACAACAAACCTCTGGACCCTAATTCAGACGACGAAAAAATCACAAGACTTCTGAAAAAGCACAAGGCTACGAACCTTTCCCTGATCAGTCCATGCAGCAATAGCTCGGACACCTTGTGA
- the LOC121582712 gene encoding homeobox protein Nkx-6.2-like isoform X1, which yields MVTIKTTQKHHQILRLPRGFSLWTHAANSLLTVNRRDIFDRTLVRQRKRTSLLKKCFCFLKFQPSVATVSRIYFRSSCSGLCLSTSPAPLYVLLSSVYYYIYSSEFGGSCSQMLAVGQMDANRQSAFVLGSTPLAALHNMTEMKTSLFPYTLQNHAGFKAPSLNHLNTQLALGTPHGISDILGRPINSAGQLLSGFPRINGLATAGMYFNPAAVSRYPKPLTDLPGRAPIFWPGVMQSSPWRDPRVPCPDSSIFFVAQANMMLDKDGKKKHSRPTFSGQQIFALEKTFEQTKYLAGPERARLAYSLGMTESQVKVWFQNRRTKWRKRHAAEMATAKKKHDSETEKMKESSDNEDDDEYNKPLDPNSDDEKITRLLKKHKATNLSLISPCSNSSDTL from the exons ATGGTCACCATCAAAACCACTCAAAAACATCATCAGATCCTTCGACTTCCGAGAGGATTCTCGTTGTGGACGCATGCGGCAAACTCACTATTGACAGTCAACCGGAGAGACATTTTTGATCGAACTCTTGTCCGACAACGCAAGAGAACTTCTCTCCTAAAGAAGTGTTTTTGTTTTCTGAAGTTTCAACCTTCAGTGGCTACCGTATCCAGGATATACTTCAGAAGCTCCTGTAGTGGCCTCTGCTTATCGACCAGTCCAGCACCTTTATATGTATTACTTTCCTCGGTTTATTATTATATTTACTCGAGCGAATTTGGTGGTTCATGCTCTCAAATGTTAGCTGTTGGGCAGATGGATGCTAACCGGCAGAGTGCTTTCGTCCTAGGCAGTACACCGCTGGCAGCGTTGCACAACATGACCGAGATGAAGACGTCTTTATTTCCCTACACTTTGCAGAATCATGCGGGCTTCAAGGCGCCTTCTCTCAATCATTTGAACACACAGCTAGCCCTGGGGACACCACATGGAATTAGTGATATCTTGGGTAGACCTATCAACTCAGCTGGACAGCTGCTCTCGGGATTTCCAAGGATAAACGGCTTGGCCACCGCAGGAATGTACTTTAACCCAGCGGCAGTTTCTCGGTACCCGAAGCCCCTGACCGATCTCCCAGGAAGAGCACCCATATTCTGGCCTGGAGTGATGCAGAGCTCCCCTTGGAGGGATCCTAGAGTGCCCTGTCCTG ACTCTTCAATCTTTTTTGTAGCTCAAGCAAACATGATGCTCGACAAGGATGGCAAGAAAAAACACTCCAGACCAACTTTTTCTGGACAGCAAATTTTTGCATTGGAGAAAACCTTTGAACAGACGAAATACCTTGCTGGCCCAGAGAGAGCTCGACTGGCTTACTCTTTAGGAATGACTGAAAGTCAAGTCAAG GTATGGTTTCAAAACAGGCGAACCAAATGGCGGAAGAGACACGCAGCGGAAATGGCAACAGCCAAAAAGAAACATGACTCTGAAACTGAGAAGATGAAGGAAAGTTCGGACAATGAGGACGATGACGAGTACAACAAACCTCTGGACCCTAATTCAGACGACGAAAAAATCACAAGACTTCTGAAAAAGCACAAGGCTACGAACCTTTCCCTGATCAGTCCATGCAGCAATAGCTCGGACACCTTGTGA